Proteins encoded within one genomic window of Lysinibacillus louembei:
- a CDS encoding BrxA/BrxB family bacilliredoxin has protein sequence MNAYDEYMRQVTQPMRQELVDAGFTQLTTADEVNEFMAEQKGTALVVINSVCGCAAGLARPAASQAIAEVKPDQLVTVFAGQDPEATATMRAFFDEVPPSSPSMAILKDGQLAYFIPRENIEGFPMEQVRDHLTDVLKQVCAE, from the coding sequence ATGAATGCGTACGATGAATATATGAGACAAGTAACACAGCCAATGCGTCAAGAATTAGTGGATGCAGGTTTTACACAATTAACAACAGCAGATGAAGTGAATGAGTTTATGGCAGAGCAAAAAGGGACAGCTCTAGTTGTCATTAACTCTGTGTGTGGCTGTGCAGCAGGCTTAGCACGTCCAGCGGCGAGCCAAGCAATTGCGGAGGTGAAGCCAGATCAATTAGTGACGGTATTTGCAGGGCAAGACCCAGAGGCGACTGCGACGATGCGTGCGTTTTTTGATGAGGTACCACCAAGTTCACCATCAATGGCAATTTTAAAGGATGGGCAGCTTGCTTATTTCATCCCACGTGAAAATATTGAAGGCTTCCCGATGGAGCAGGTGCGTGACCATTTAACAGACGTATTGAAGCAAGTATGTGCGGAGTAA
- a CDS encoding ABC-three component system middle component 6, whose protein sequence is MLIINDLKKPQNTIIYCAACIIFILKKLDKSMHIDTLFNTIKVEYSKNMEYTDFILALDFLFLIEKIKFDKEGKICLLED, encoded by the coding sequence ATGTTAATCATTAATGATTTAAAAAAACCACAAAACACCATTATTTATTGTGCAGCATGCATAATTTTTATTCTAAAAAAATTAGATAAATCAATGCATATTGACACACTTTTCAACACAATCAAAGTCGAATACAGCAAAAATATGGAATATACTGATTTTATATTAGCCTTAGACTTTTTATTTCTAATAGAAAAGATTAAATTTGATAAAGAGGGGAAAATATGTTTATTAGAAGATTAA